Part of the Methanobacterium paludis genome is shown below.
GTGATCTGCATATCCCACAGGTAAATCAAATAGGTCTTTGATCCTTATCATTTTAGATAAATTAATATCACTATAATTTGTAGGATAGTTCTGAAATCCATACATCAAAATAATCTTTTCTTTTCCATTATTTCTCAAAAAATTAACAGCATACAAAATTTCATCCAATTTAGATCCACCTATACCTAAAATAATTTCCTTAGGCCAATTAGACAAAGAATCAAGTAAAAAATAATCATTCAAACTTGAAGCATGTAACTCGATAAAATCAACATTTAAATCATTTTTTATGATATAATTGACACTTTCGACATCATCACATAACATTACAACATCCAATTTCTTTTCCTTCGAATAATTAATAAGTTCAAACCACTGATCCTTATTAAAAATCCATTTTTTTAATTCATTTAATAGAACATGTTTCTTGTGGATGTAACTTTGAGGATTTAACAAAATATGAAATTTAACCGCATTTAAACCCAATTCCGATATATCATCCACCATTTTATAAAGATATTCCAAATCACCTTCATGGTTGTAAGCTGTTTCACCAATTATGTAGGGTTTCTTGATATTTAACATAACATCACGATCCAATATTTGTTATCTGCGTTTATATAAATTTAAACAACATTTTAAGGGGTTTATAGATAATATAATTAAGTACCTTATTTATATTTTGTTTAGGTGAAATTTTTGAATGAATATAAGGTTTTTGTACAAAGAATCGGCTTGGTAGGATTTACAAACATTCTCATAGCTTTAAGCTCAATTATATTACTTCCAATCTTAACAAAAAATTTTACGACTAGTGATTATGGTATTTGGGTTCAGATTAATACAACCATATCCCTTATACCCAACCTTGCAATGTTAGGATTGCCCATGTCAATGGTTAGATATTTATCAGCAAAAAAAGAAAAAAAAGAGATACAAGAAGGTTTTTATTCAATTGCAAGCCTAGTTTTCGCTTCAACTATTGTTATATCTGCTCTATTGTTGTTATTTTCTAAAAATATAGCAGTAGCACTCTTTAATGGTAACGTTAATATTGCAATTTTATTAGCAGTAATAGTTTTCTTGGCATGTTTAAATGCACTTTTACTTAATTTCTTCCGAACATTCCAGCAGATGAAAAGATATTCTGTATTTTTACTTATTCAAACTTATTTAGGAGTATTTATTGTTTCTTATTTTGCAATAAAAGGATTCAGCATCTACACAGCAGCATTAGGACTTTTAATTGCAAATTTAATTATATTTGTCATTATGATTTCATTTATAATTTCGGATATAGGCTTGAAAATTCCTAAATTTAAAAATATGATGGAATATTTATCATTTGGATTACCAACAATTCCCAGCAATTTATCGTACTGGATCGTGGATTCCAGTGATCGTTATGCAATTGGAATAATTCTGGGTACATCTTTTGTTGGGTATTATTCCCCCGGTTACACTCTTGGAAACATTATAATAATGATGTTAGCCCCATTTTCCCTTCTTTTACCTTCATTACTTCCAAATTATTATGACAATGAAGAAATAGAAAAAGTCAAAACTTTTTTAAAATATTCCCTGAAATATTTCCTTTTAATTGCAATACCATCTGCATTTGGATTATCTATACTTTCAAAGCCTATTTTAACGATATTAACCACACCCGAAATTGCTTTGAACGGCTATTTGATAACTCCTTTCGTTGCTTTAAGTGCTCTTTTATTTGGTATTTATGGAATTATCAGCAATATAATCGTGCTTAAAAAGAAAACAAAAA
Proteins encoded:
- a CDS encoding N-acetylneuraminate synthase family protein — protein: MDRDVMLNIKKPYIIGETAYNHEGDLEYLYKMVDDISELGLNAVKFHILLNPQSYIHKKHVLLNELKKWIFNKDQWFELINYSKEKKLDVVMLCDDVESVNYIIKNDLNVDFIELHASSLNDYFLLDSLSNWPKEIILGIGGSKLDEILYAVNFLRNNGKEKIILMYGFQNYPTNYSDINLSKMIRIKDLFDLPVGYADHTAFDDPNNEFVSVMPASMGFNILEKHYTPDFGKERIDYHAAVGKNQFLRIKKLIELALCVYGTGELELSDPEKKYGNVGPMKKAIVAKKFIKEGENLSLDNLWFKRTIEESPIEQNEFLKLLGLKAIKDIKEDELITFDKIKYEFKNNNLEDFTNLQV
- a CDS encoding oligosaccharide flippase family protein; the protein is MKFLNEYKVFVQRIGLVGFTNILIALSSIILLPILTKNFTTSDYGIWVQINTTISLIPNLAMLGLPMSMVRYLSAKKEKKEIQEGFYSIASLVFASTIVISALLLLFSKNIAVALFNGNVNIAILLAVIVFLACLNALLLNFFRTFQQMKRYSVFLLIQTYLGVFIVSYFAIKGFSIYTAALGLLIANLIIFVIMISFIISDIGLKIPKFKNMMEYLSFGLPTIPSNLSYWIVDSSDRYAIGIILGTSFVGYYSPGYTLGNIIIMMLAPFSLLLPSLLPNYYDNEEIEKVKTFLKYSLKYFLLIAIPSAFGLSILSKPILTILTTPEIALNGYLITPFVALSALLFGIYGIISNIIVLKKKTKILGNVWIFAAVLNVVLNILLIPYIGIIGAAAATLVSYFIAFIITTVYSFKYFKFDFDLVFIMKSIIASVLMSLCIFLINPSGILNVLITVIIGAVVYMGLLLVLKGIKKEEFEFFKEMLTNS